The following coding sequences are from one Pyxidicoccus xibeiensis window:
- a CDS encoding AAA family ATPase: MIHIKQAVLEAFRCFDKVELELSHVNIFAGPNNSGKSALLAAIRRLPSINLERHPRDPQGGGFLGSFTDLKLQHDDIQDNKSPLGLA; the protein is encoded by the coding sequence ATGATCCACATAAAACAAGCTGTTCTCGAAGCATTCCGCTGTTTCGACAAGGTAGAGCTGGAGCTGTCTCATGTTAATATATTCGCAGGCCCAAATAACTCCGGAAAATCAGCGCTCCTCGCAGCAATTCGACGGTTGCCTTCAATCAATCTTGAGCGACACCCGCGCGATCCCCAAGGGGGAGGGTTTCTAGGCTCATTCACTGATTTAAAACTCCAACACGACGACATACAAGACAACAAGTCCCCGCTCGGCTTGGCCTGA
- a CDS encoding ATP-dependent nuclease, with the protein MKIGRKHGRYSKTEVLLQDAYWPFTVVARFAEERVKMLELVQHDRMPPEEELPENERVGLAGTILELIEALPIVVLPERRDCGPEAGKANGIREERIDASILLSELIDMYCVDQSRFKGFVCRLGELAGMSARITLHPRERQLKLSLGNESARSVENLGAGVLELMMLSLALEKHNGGLLLYEEPELHLHPTLQRSVMRMLKKECVDGSWQSLVTTHSNHILDLEMKEGVATHIVKRTSTASSITTLNKNEMRDAVELLGVRPSSLQEANALIWVEGPSDAIYLRFFIEVASRRRDIKLEEFMDFSFAFFGGALLAHMRLTDEPVDGFVSLLSIHPGSYLILDSDKKSDMPELGKLYARNFIENSDYRDRIWVTEGKEIEDYLPSRIVADVIPRTRNDMKKVKDSGRSRCARARRCPSRRRW; encoded by the coding sequence ATGAAGATCGGACGCAAACATGGACGCTACAGCAAGACAGAAGTTCTCTTGCAGGACGCCTATTGGCCTTTCACGGTGGTAGCTCGATTCGCCGAAGAACGCGTCAAGATGCTTGAACTAGTCCAACATGACCGCATGCCTCCTGAAGAGGAACTCCCTGAGAACGAACGTGTAGGACTTGCAGGAACAATCCTTGAGCTTATCGAAGCACTGCCAATCGTAGTGCTGCCTGAGCGTCGAGATTGTGGCCCTGAAGCGGGTAAGGCAAATGGGATTCGCGAAGAACGAATCGACGCAAGCATACTGCTATCAGAACTGATAGACATGTATTGCGTGGACCAGTCTCGTTTCAAAGGCTTTGTGTGCCGTCTTGGGGAGCTGGCGGGAATGTCCGCGAGAATCACCTTGCATCCCCGAGAGCGTCAACTCAAATTGTCGCTCGGCAATGAAAGTGCTCGCTCAGTCGAGAACCTCGGAGCTGGCGTGTTGGAGTTAATGATGTTGTCATTGGCTCTGGAAAAACACAATGGCGGTCTGCTCCTTTATGAAGAGCCGGAACTACACCTGCACCCCACTCTCCAGCGAAGCGTGATGCGCATGTTGAAAAAAGAGTGCGTTGATGGCAGTTGGCAGTCGCTTGTCACCACTCATAGTAATCACATTTTAGATCTGGAAATGAAAGAGGGCGTCGCAACCCACATTGTTAAACGCACTTCAACAGCAAGCAGCATCACCACTCTAAATAAGAATGAAATGAGGGATGCTGTTGAACTGCTCGGTGTTCGTCCTAGTAGCCTACAGGAAGCCAATGCCCTCATCTGGGTGGAGGGTCCCTCCGATGCAATCTATCTCCGATTCTTCATTGAAGTGGCGTCTAGACGACGCGACATCAAGCTGGAAGAATTTATGGATTTCAGCTTCGCATTTTTCGGCGGCGCCCTCTTGGCTCACATGCGCCTCACGGATGAGCCTGTTGATGGTTTTGTTTCTCTACTCTCAATACATCCGGGATCCTATTTAATTTTAGACTCAGACAAGAAGTCGGATATGCCAGAGCTTGGTAAGCTGTATGCGCGAAACTTCATTGAGAATTCCGACTATCGGGATCGCATTTGGGTAACCGAGGGCAAAGAGATCGAGGATTATCTCCCATCTCGCATAGTTGCCGATGTTATTCCCAGGACAAGAAATGACATGAAGAAGGTCAAGGACTCTGGACGCTCACGGTGCGCCCGGGCGCGGAGGTGCCCATCGAGGCGACGCTGGTGA